Within the Salvia hispanica cultivar TCC Black 2014 chromosome 4, UniMelb_Shisp_WGS_1.0, whole genome shotgun sequence genome, the region tAGAATATGATTAGTAAGAAtatagttatttaaatttcgGCATTTTTAGGCTATACCtcaacttaatttattttattgagaaaaaatagttcaacagtgaaatggaagaaaaatgTGGACGTGGAGGTTGGCGCACCGCTCATCTCCAACTCAAAAGCGGCGGAGCTCCGATTCTCCAATTTGAAAGAGAATCGAGTCCAGCATTATGCAAAACGACGAGGCCAAGATCTTGCTGGGATTTCCCCCTAATTCCGTCCCCTCCCAATCTCAGGTTCACAACACACTTTTGCTATCAATCCAAACCTAATTTCacctctaattttaattttgtttgcagATTAAGTCTGCCTACAGAAAGAAGGTTTGGGAAACTCACCCCGATCGTTTTCCGCCTCAGCTGAAAGCCCAAGCCGACTCCAATTTCAAATTGGtttgtcaaattttatttgggaTGTTGAATCTTTGATGTTCTGGCTACtaattgttgattgatgaatGCAGCTCTCAGAAGCGTATACTTTGTTGAACTCTTCAGGTAACTCTTGCTATTCATCATGATCAAGATGTGAAATTGGAATTATAATTTGGAATCATTTGTAGTATGTTTGTTTTTGAGAAAGATAGGATTAGGAGATAAGTAAGAAgtgtttatttttcatgattgAGTATTTTTATCCTGATATGTGCTATTCCATCCTTTCATTGGGATATGAGTCTAGCAAATTTAGCTCAAATGATAGACAATAGTAAAAACATGGATATCCCAAGTTTCAGTCCATCTTAGCAAACAATGGATATGCCTACACTATATGTTAGTAATTCTCATAAGTGAATGGAGTTTACTTTTCATCAGTCGatgaaacaagaaaaattatcTCAAACGACATGAAGAACTTTAGGAGATCCGACGTTTCAATCCATCTTAGTAATTATCtatactactttttttctttttctttttttttttattttcttagtaAAGGCTCCCTAATTTAGAAAGCTAGTTGGGTAAACTATATGTAAATTGGTGGGAAAATTTTTAGCTCCTTGTGAATTGGCTTTGTTCGTACAATGGCAATCTTGAAAGTAGGTTATGAACTGGAAGTAGATTTCAACCCAGCTCCTCTGAATTGGTTTGTTGGTAAAATTTCAATCTTGAAAGTTATGAGTTGGATGTAGATTTAACTCAGCTCCTAATGAACTGGCTTTGTTGGTAAAATGACAATCTTGAAAGTAGGGTTATGAGTAATGGCTGTTGGTGGATTCTCTGATCAATTCCCAAGTAGAAACAAGGATTGTTGATTGAAGATAAGATTGTTGCATCATTTTAGATGTTAAAAACCACAGACACTGACTTCCCTATGAATGGGAATTGCAGGAGGAAGCAGAAGAAGAGCTCCAACAGGTAATCTATTATGCCAACTGGTTGATTTGATAGAGTGAGAGTGACATTTATATTTGCTGTTGTCGTCGGCCAGCAGCACCCTACTACTCTAAGGTGGTGAGGACTGGTGTCCCAAACTCAAAGGGTGGACGAGGCAGTATGAGAGCTGCATCGGCTCCTTTTCTGTTAATAATATTTGGAGCACTTGCTCTTGGCGGATCAACTGCTTCAAGGTATGGTAAATCAAGTGTTTGTATGGTTGATGTTGTTTGCATAACCTAACCTAACATAACTCTGTTTGAATCATATTTATTAGGGCTTATCAAAGACAGAAGGAGGCTCATCCCTGTTTCAATCCCTTTCTCCCTTGAACTTCAGTCCATTTATAATCACTTAGGATACAAAAATATGTGTGAGCCCTCCCTCACATAAGCTTAAAAACAGTTGTTGTTcttgtatataaaaatacttttccaaaaaaatatgttctcatgattaaaaattatttttgttataaatacGATTGATAGACTTTCAAGTGATGTTCAACAGCACCAGTTAGaagtcttttattttatggatttgtaattttcttgtAATTCAAAATCGAAAGACCGAGTCTAAGACCAAAACAGAGAcacaagagagaaaaaggctatgaaattggaattcaattctaaattcaaatatttatgtgatatacttattaaacattaaatttgaaaCTAGAGGCAGCATTTTCAAATTCAAGCCTATAAGCTGTTGTATCAAAAACACTATTACATAcagttatactccctccgtcccacgttacttgaggcgtttcttttcggtacgggatttaataaaattgtgtttggTGAATTAAATAGAGTagaggagagaataaagtaagagaaagaagagatagtaaagtaaaagaaagaataaaataggtgtgattagatgttttgttttttagtaaaaaagagaaatgattgAAGTAACTTAGGataacccaaaaaggaatacgactaagtaacttgggatggagggagtacatttttagGCTCTATACCATTAGTGACGAACATTTGCATACTTGCAATGCCAAATATCATTTGCGGTTCCAGGCTATATCACTTACTcgttttcactttttgaacAAATTTTTAGACAAAAACGCCCCCAAAAGCCTATAGAACATTTTTGTACACTCACTCCCCAAAAGCCTACGTGCAACatgaatttgaaatgacaTACACGGAATTCAATATGTTGAGAAGTTAAGAGTGAGAAAAGGGCGCCCACTTTTGGAAGTCAGTATACAAAAATGTCCTTTAGGCTTTTGGGGGCGTTTTTGTCCAAAAACTTGGTCAACGGTGCAAAAGCTCTTGAAACGAGCAAGTGGTATAGTCTAAGGACcttaaatgatattttgcaagtataAGGACCGCGAATGTTCGTCGCGGAAAGTATAGGACCTAAAAATGTCGTTCACTCAATTTACAATGGTATGAAAAGGGTAGGCAAATATCACATATTGAAAGAATGTCAGATACATAGATTTTCAAGTCATTATGATACACGTTGGGTTGGCAAGGGAAAAACAATGGAAACAATACACGCCTCAGTGGACTCGTTTAATTTAAACAATAGCGATGAAGAACGaacatgagagagagagagagagaggatatCTTTCTGATTCAGGGTTCATGTCAATCCAGCTTCACCAGTAGGTCCAGCACGGGTATTTAACAGAGGCTGGAGCGCTTTCACCACAATGCTCATATTTGGCCGAAAATCGGCTTCATACTGTACGCACAAGGCAGCAACAGCAGCCATCTGCGTTCAACATGTAACCCCAAACCATCAATTACAGTATATCAAATCCTCAACACATTTTATCCCTGTCACGCCTATATAAAAAGAGTAACTGCACTTAACGTATAAAGTAACTACCGCTGATTGCCTTGTAAAAGTGTGGTTACTTTATATGTTGAGTGCAAATGATTCATAGTTTTACATTAAATGAGGTTGTTATTGATCTAGCCTCAATTAAGTTAGCAAGAATATTGGACAGCTACAATCATGTTGTATCATGATTAAGATTGCAATGTATAATTAGCTCCACATGGAAAATGtaattcattttagtttataagGAGATTTTGTCATTACCTTAGCGACAGCCTTAGGAGGATAGTCTCCTTGTAGTCTCTCATCAACGCATTGCCGAACCTTATCTTCACTCAGTTTAGGTGTAGCCTGAAACATCCAATAACAGAGTTACAATGCAAAATAGTGCAAGACCAAGAGTGTTTTGCAGTCCAATTTAGGCATGGGACGGGGGCACGTATAATACCCATGTTACTAAGCTTTGCTGCCCACGAGGTAATGTATGATCAACGGGTTTACGGCCAGTAAGGAGCTCCAGAAGGACGACACCAAAGCTGTAAACATCACTCTTTGAGTTCAGCTGTCCAGTCATAGCATATCTGCCACATCACAAAAAAGGAAGAGGTGAACACATTATTTGTAGCAAATGTATATAATCAGAGAAGTATGTGTGGGGAGAGAAACTGGGTAGGTGAAAAGAAGTGTGTATGTGAAAAACAGAAAGCAACGCACTCTGGAGCATGATATCCAAATGTCCCAAGGACACGAGTAGAGTGAAGACGTGCTGCCATATCAGGAGCTTGATTTGATAGATCAAAGTCAGCAATCTTAGCTACATCATCGTCAAAAATCAGTACATTGCTGGACTTTATATCACGGTGGACAATATGAGGGTCTGCTTTTTCGTGAAGATATTCAAGGCCCTTAGCAGCACCCACAGCAATTTTAACACGTTGAGCCCAAGAAAGAAGAGGACCAGGCTGCGCTCCTTTAACACCTTTTCTtcctgaaaataaaattagatactTAAAATTGCAACTTATACCTCATAATATAgaaatcatttattttcctttcccTCCATGATAGGTGGTCTGGGCCATGGGGTTTAGGGAGAAAATTTGTTATAGTTACTCAGTAGCATGACTACCATCTAAAGCAAACTTAGTTGATAAACTGATTTACCAATAGTTCAAATAATTATGACAATGGAGAGACCAAGAGAgacaaagagagagaaatcaaTTATATGCAGCATATGAAGTTCAAAGAGCTTCTGGCCCTAAACCAAATGCCACTAAAGAATGCCCAAGACATCAAATCATAGAGAATCTCTCGCTACTTCTATGAGTAAATAGTTAGCACATGCTTGCCTTAGTTTCCTATCTTAAAACTGTTTACACACGATGCAATGATATAATGGgagaaaaacataaacaagatGCTTTAGAAAGCAACACACTAATTTAATAAAGGCTTATTGTGATTTCGTGTTATACATGAAACTTCTTATTTCAATCATTAggcaaaaaaacaaaagaaactcGGATAATGACTTGCATTAGGTGATTAACAAACCGTGAAGAATGTCATGAAGAGATCCATTAGATGCAAATTCATATGCCAGAATACGTTGATTTCCATCAACAGAATAACCGAGTAGTTCCACAAAATTATCGTGCTTCAGCCTTGACACCATAGATACCTGAAAGTTCAAATGCATAACATGTTAGATATCAAATACTTTCTTCCTAGCACAAGAATTAGTAATAATCTTTAAAAGGACCTGAGCTAAGAATTCATCATCTGGTTGTTTGCTGGCATCCAACTTCTTTATGGCTGCAGCTCGACCATTAGTAAGAGTTCCGTAATAAACTCTACCATATGAGCCTTCTCCTATTAAAGAATCCGTGCTAAAGTTACTTGTAACTTCCTTGAGTTCATCCACGGGAATTGATGGGACTGCAATAGGCTGTATTTTCACAGCCTGATCTTTAGATGTGGCTTCAGCAGTGTGATAATTCCCAGCATTGCCTACCAAAAACACTCTTGGTTTATACATTTCTTCTTGAGAAAAATGAACAGAAGGAATCATGCTGAAGAAAAGCAAATAAGTAACACTAGTGACACAATAATGGTGCTGTCGATTAAGTGGAATGGACTTCTCTACCAGCAAAAATGTTGCAATAACTGTAAAAACTACTAAATCTCGGACCATCCCTGCTTAATTAACACCTCTTTCACAATTATAAAGGAGACTAGTATCAAATCCTATTCAATAGATAGTGTTATCAAAACCTACAGACATACCCCAATGGGAACAATAAGTTCAACTCCCAAAATTTGAGCATCAAGCTTATGAGTTTCACAAAAACCAATTAGATAAACACCAGAAATAAAACCAGTTGCTGTATACCGCAACCTGTAGCATAATGTTCAATCAGTTGAATCACCTAgacaaattaaatgtataaaatttcagaaaaagtttaaacataaaaagaaattaaaaagcTACCAATATTTCATGTAGAAGGCATGAAAGACCAAAGATTGCTAAATTACCAGCTGCGGTTTTTACTGGGTACGGGCCTCCACCATCAGCATTTCTATTGATCTCATCATCTCCACAACAGCCAAGACAACTCATATTCCGTTCAACCAAATGATATCCTCAAATGTCACGATATCCACTGAGCAAGAGAATTATTGATGTAAGTTTGCATGTTTTACAAATACTAACTTAGATGGAAAAAAATGTTAGCCACAAGGTCAGTAACTGAAATCaccaaaataagtaaatactCAACGAATTATTGCTTCTAGTCTGCTTATCCCGAGAAAAAATTGTGACCTAATACACACTTCTTCAAGATAGCCAATGGGGTAGCAACGTCAATTAGAGAAGGTGCATTCAGACCACAAGCCTGTGTAGCCTCATGGACTCCAG harbors:
- the LOC125218687 gene encoding pto-interacting protein 1-like encodes the protein MSCLGCCGDDEINRNADGGGPYPVKTAAGNAGNYHTAEATSKDQAVKIQPIAVPSIPVDELKEVTSNFSTDSLIGEGSYGRVYYGTLTNGRAAAIKKLDASKQPDDEFLAQVSMVSRLKHDNFVELLGYSVDGNQRILAYEFASNGSLHDILHGRKGVKGAQPGPLLSWAQRVKIAVGAAKGLEYLHEKADPHIVHRDIKSSNVLIFDDDVAKIADFDLSNQAPDMAARLHSTRVLGTFGYHAPEYAMTGQLNSKSDVYSFGVVLLELLTGRKPVDHTLPRGQQSLVTWATPKLSEDKVRQCVDERLQGDYPPKAVAKMAAVAALCVQYEADFRPNMSIVVKALQPLLNTRAGPTGEAGLT
- the LOC125218688 gene encoding chaperone protein DnaJ isoform X2, whose product is MQNDEAKILLGFPPNSVPSQSQIKSAYRKKVWETHPDRFPPQLKAQADSNFKLLSEAYTLLNSSGGSRRRAPTAPYYSKVVRTGVPNSKGGRGSMRAASAPFLLIIFGALALGGSTASRAYQRQKEAHPCFNPFLP
- the LOC125218688 gene encoding chaperone protein DnaJ isoform X1; translated protein: MQNDEAKILLGFPPNSVPSQSQIKSAYRKKVWETHPDRFPPQLKAQADSNFKLLSEAYTLLNSSGGSRRRAPTAAPYYSKVVRTGVPNSKGGRGSMRAASAPFLLIIFGALALGGSTASRAYQRQKEAHPCFNPFLP